The DNA sequence GCTGCTGCGGTGCTGTCTCTCCGTCGCCGGAATCTGCCTCATCCAGGTTGGTCTCCAAACTGTGAAATatgttctctgttttttttttagttatttagttggaTTTTAATTTGATGAAGGGAGTGAATAACTGATAGGTTAATGGCAGATTGTTGATTATGTATATATTGTTGAGTCATACTTGTTATATTGTTGAACTAGTTAATGGCagattgttgatttttttttctgattcCTAGTgggtataattttttttgttgatgtAACATTGCTGTGCCAGAATCTGTCTCATCCAGATTGGTCTGCAAACTAGATTTTAATTTGTTGAAGGGAGTGAATAACTGATAGGTTAATGGCAGATTGTTGATCATGTATATATTGTTGAGTTATAACTTGTTATATTGTTGAACTAGTTAATGGTAGATTGTTGATTTTTTTGTTGATGGTGATGCCTTTAATAATAATGTTGCTGCATAGTGTTGGAAAATTTATCGTtagttttgaaattagaaaaaagaaTCAATAGTATAATGTGATTTTGAAAGGCTTTTAAGACTTTAATTTGAATAATGTGACCATATATATGAACTAAAACTATATGACAAGgataggattattattattattacctgcTATAAGTTGGATGAACATGCCATGATGGTGAATTCAGGAGTGATTGAATATTGTCCGAGAACATTAATTCAATTATAGTAGtacaactaattttaaagattattatttttattatgtcaaattaAGATTCTATTGatgatatgtattttaaatttttcaaatttttgactattttatattttttatttatgtgggACTAGTTTTATCGGTTTAACCAGTAATTTATCGGTTGAATCAGTAAACCAGTAAATCAGTAGTCTAATCGGTTTGATTACTGGttcggttcttacaactatgatATTTggtactaataattatatattatctaaaaatatttgttaaattataaatatatatattttacaataatattgtatttactcaatttgattatttaaaaattaattctattataattttatctatttatttaattattatcaaatcaaataatttgaTTAGTTAGATACGGGTTGAATGATTAACCTAATAATGACTTAACCAAGTCAATTGCGGATTTAGTTTTTATAACTATGCTCCCATTGATAACATGATCCaacaattttgtgtttttctcttcctttttgtACAATGCTCATCCAATACCAATACTTTGCCAGAAAAAGAAAACCACGTTTCAAAATTGACAACGGGCCTCCACATGGGCTGTCCAGCTAGCTAGGCCTGGATTAGAGCATCATCCCTTTTCACTTCTTACCCGACGTTGTAAAGTAACCTTCCTCTCCAACCAGGTAATTTTCTTCCTCTCAATTCGTTCCTTTTCTTCGTTTTGGTTTCTTTGTTTGATTCTTCTTCTCATTCACGCTGTCGATTAATGATTTCTTTGTCTATTGCTTTGATTCTCTTAATTCTTAAAGGTTGTTATAGTGCTTTTGTAGATTAACATCAGATTCTTAAATTGTGTGTTTTCAGTAACCCTAGAAGAATTGGAGTTCAAAGGTGACCCATAAATTCAACCcaacaaatatataaatttaattatattttatcttatcttatttttagttatttttattttatctttatttatttttatcttttttagacCAAATACTctgaatattaatatatatttagttttactttcataatataattcaattcaatctaattaaaaaatacaaaatataatattcttcttctcttcttttgttattttttcacaattttatcaggTGTCATGGAACCATCACCATCAATGCGATACAATCTGCGATCTCGTGGTCGTATAATCGGCAACCGCCTCTTGAGGTTACGCCGAGGAGTTCCAGTCTATAATAGCTCCGCAAAACATCATCACCAGTCTTGGTTGTTACTTATTACAAGCTTCATGCTTTCTCTtctaattattatttgtttacttAATTATGATTCCTGGCAAATTAgtgacatatatattttttttcctttatgtTTTTCCTTCACAAATCAATTTTGCTTGCAATCAAAGTCAAAAGCCTTGTAATCCCTCCGTTAATAAAGTGTTAGTAAACTTGAGTCCCTTTTTTCCCTCCAATtatgatttgatatatatattaaTACTTTTTGTTGCAAATAAATCTTGTTTGAAACCAAAGACGAAAGCCTTGTGGACCCTCAATACTTAGAGGCACTGATGACGAACTAGGGTTAGTCAAACTTAAATTcgttttttgtaataataatttatatcagtttatatatatttctctctctctcacaaatCCATTTATATATTTGTCCCTGGCAAATCCATTTTGTTTGAAGAAATCAAAGGCCACATCATTGTAAGATTAGAAAAGAGTAAGTGCACTTGaactctctttttatttatttttgtttcacaAATGATATGTTTTGCAGTATAACAATTTGTTATTTAcccctcatttttttttctaaaaattcggAACTCCTACAGAAAACGGAGACAAAGTAGATTATGTTTTATGGAGAAGTATCGACCTTATCCATTTGTGGCAATGCAACACTACAACAGAATGCTAAAAGAGGTTAATTAACTTCACTGTCATTGTCTGTTGGTTTTCTTTAGTTATGTTACTTTTATGTCAGAAAAAATTCGTTGCTGTTATTTGTTATTTAGGGAGAACAAGACTAAGTTGGTTAATGTTACGTTTGTCCAAGGATGTTTTGGACTTCCAATGGTccataaaaacttttcaaaatgattaaaatatctaTATATCCTTATTCAATGTGATATTAAATTTCTCAATTGTCAACctttttcatctcttctttcaCGAACTCGGTTCTTCCCCATCCCATCAGCCCTCTCCCACCGGACCATACAATCACTTACCCGAAAACCCTGCCTTACACCACTCCATGTTTGCCACTTCTGATTAAGCTCTCACTATTATTTGTGTTGGAtctgttgtcctttttcctctgcCAACTGAAAGTATATCTGCATGAACTTTCGTTGTTGAACCTGCGTGAAAATCCGCAACGTAGTTGCTCTAGTAAGGGTTTTGCAAGTTAAATTCATGTGTGGTTTTGTGAAGAAAATTAGGGATTTGGGTAGGAGTGAGGGTTTGCCTAAAGGTGATGTTGATGGTGGTGAATTGGAATTTGATTTTGATTGGTGTAAGAAGGTTGTTGGGGTTTTGAAAGGTGAGGTTTTGGAAAATGAGGTTAATAGTAACGGGGAGTGTGAGGTTTATGATTTTGAGGAGGTACATGAACGGGAGAGTGCTGTGGAGATAGAGGGAATTGTGGATCTTGAGGACAATGCTGGGAAGGTGCCTTTGATGAAGAAGGCGGTGATTGCCGTAGAGGCAACGAAGAGTAATGGAAATGGAAAACTGAATGAACAAATAGTAATGGTGACTGAAGTTGTTATTAGGGCTAATTTAGAGAGTAGGTATATAATCGTCATTGTAATATTAATAGTTTTAAAGTGTTTCTATGGCCTTGCAAGTTTTCAACTATGGGTTTATTGCTATTGCTAAAAATTGCAGAATGCAATATGCAATATGAAGCCATCAAAATGTGCTTTATATAATCCTAGAATTTTACTCTTCTTGAACCGATGGTTCGCAGAGAAGTAAGCAAAAATAATCATTATGAATGTTTGATACTGTAATTCATTCACTGATTTGGGATTGAGAGCAGGGAGAGACAGGGACGTAGGCAAATTTAAAAGAAACAAGGGATAAAATGGAGTTTTCCAATGCTGTGTATTACAAGATTCcctttagttttgtttgttactttgatttttaaaaaattctgttGCTATTATTTGTTTTTCAGGAAGAACAGTACAAAGTTTATGATCGTGGAGATGGGATTATGACAGCTTACAAAAAAGTTGGTGTTTTTCATCAACTGCACATTTTGGGTGTGCCAAAATCTTTTGAATACATGCAGAACTCATCGGATGATGATGTTCCTGTTAAGCACTTTTATGCCCGGATCCATGAAGCACCCAAAAAGAATACTCATGTAGATTACTGTGAGCCTTTTGAAGGAGAAGGACCTCCATTGAGAGGtatcttttctgattttttttttttactttacctCCAGAATTTATCAAACCCTCTGACTTTCACTTTTTGGAGTATGTTGTAGGTTTGGATACTAGCCGAATTGTTCCCTTGTGCTGTAAATCTTGTGGTCTTGCAAATGGGAATGCTATCAAGTCAAGATCATTAGAATTGAGGTATTATTTTATTACTATCTTTTAaatcgtgtgtgtgtgtgtgacatTATAATGACTGCTCTCTTTTTATTTTGACATTGAAGCAAGCAAGCTAAAGCTGATGGAGAAGATTCGGATTCAGACTACTGGGAGTGAGAATCATTTTATGGTTTCCTTTTTTTATCATATCTATCCCATGCATATAATATGTGGTGGATGGTGTTTGATTTACTATGTTGCTTGTCTTTGTATGTTTTATGTAGTGGTTACTCGGACCCTAATGCCCCTAAAAAAGAAATCAGATCAGCATTAGCAGAATTTAGGAGAAGGCGTTGAACCTATCTTAGAAGACTTTAAGGACCAATGTCCGATCTTGAAAGCACTTCAGGGTTAACCAAAATCTCAAGTCGGCACACTCATCTTTGTCTCGATCTTTACCGGCCTTACACTTCTTGAATAttctactttaattttttttttatgtagaattCGACTTTTTATAGTGCGGTcttctttatttttagtattgAGAATTTTCTGTTAAGACTCCATAAACAATTAATGAAAACCTCTTTTATTCATACCAGAACCacaatgattcaaaaaaaaaaaaaaaaaacttgatgtCCAAAAATTTTCTGCATAAGAATTGCTAAATTATCACttgtttaagaataaaaaaagaaatcaagacaGTTTTTTCTTTGATAAAAAAGGAGACAAATAGTGGTAATTTAGTccgaaaaaatcaaaattttaattattctaactTACGTGTCTTCTAAATAAAAATTtggagttaatagtcaaatttaGAGTTAATAATCAAAATTGTCTCTGAAAGATTATCCGATCTCAATTTTGGccttcaaaagacaaaattaattgaaatcgTCTTCGAAAAGATACATGATTTGGTCACGTTAATCTTTCCATTAATTGGATGATGACGTGGTGAGTTAATACCACAtatcacaagatgattggttgacgtgtcagatCAGTGACACATGGCACGTCACGTGTTAGTGCCatgtgtcacttgacatgtaaaaaagttatttataatcaaaatagaccttgaaagttcagacgtcagtcattttcatccctaaaattttaaaaattaatcaaattagtccttatataatttttttaaaattttttcttgataatattaaatttgaaatatttttttatgctactaattttaatagaaatgtaatcgacaaacaaaaaattagtaattgtatcttttcttcttaaaaatttttcaataaaattctctctctcctttaattcttctcaaaagctctcttattcttttctattctaaaacatttttcttacattattacattttgctggaatattatatatatatatatactcaaaattaaaatgtatgtatttgttaacctaaacaaagttatatgctcaaaatcaaaatttatgtatgttaacctaaacaaaattatattactatttttttgctattacatcttttttttttttttcattacggtattagaattttttatttttaatattggaataGTAGTGGTGTTTTTCTTAAATGTGGATTGTTGGGGTGTTATACTTAAATGTGGGATCGTTTAACTAGAGAAACAGAAATCGGTGCCAGGAATTTGTGTAGGTAGACAAATCGGTGCCAGGGATTTGTGTAGGGTACACaaatcggtgccaccgatttgTGGAGGGTACACaaatcggtgccaccgatttgtgttaaaaaaaattaaaaaattttaagtacagAAACCGGTGCCAGGGATTTGTGTACTTCCACAGTTttgaaaaacaccaaaaattaccatgttaaagtatatcaccacttttacttccataacaaaaaaaattagccacggtattacttatatataggatgtaatggtagtgatattaaaaaaaattatataatctatctcaaacatatgaaatacacaaaaatttattatgatcttTGCATGTAGTATGCTTAAGAAGCAATTCGTTtagcatatataataataataataataattaagcaacaaatttttaatattttgtaaagtttgaaattgaagcaaaatttgtggatcttcttgaattttgacttttaatatcactac is a window from the Arachis hypogaea cultivar Tifrunner chromosome 17, arahy.Tifrunner.gnm2.J5K5, whole genome shotgun sequence genome containing:
- the LOC112764164 gene encoding uncharacterized protein isoform X1; amino-acid sequence: MEPSPSMRYNLRSRGRIIGNRLLRLRRGVPVYNSSAKHHHQSCQKPCNPSVNKVRKPCGPSILRGTDDELGNQRPHHCKIRKEKRRQSRLCFMEKYRPYPFVAMQHYNRMLKEEEQYKVYDRGDGIMTAYKKVGVFHQLHILGVPKSFEYMQNSSDDDVPVKHFYARIHEAPKKNTHVDYCEPFEGEGPPLRGLDTSRIVPLCCKSCGLANGNAIKSRSLELSKQAKADGEDSDSDYWDGYSDPNAPKKEIRSALAEFRRRR
- the LOC112764164 gene encoding uncharacterized protein isoform X2 yields the protein MIPGKLVTYIFFFLYVFPSQINFACNQSQKPCNPSVNKVRKPCGPSILRGTDDELGNQRPHHCKIRKEKRRQSRLCFMEKYRPYPFVAMQHYNRMLKEEEQYKVYDRGDGIMTAYKKVGVFHQLHILGVPKSFEYMQNSSDDDVPVKHFYARIHEAPKKNTHVDYCEPFEGEGPPLRGLDTSRIVPLCCKSCGLANGNAIKSRSLELSKQAKADGEDSDSDYWDGYSDPNAPKKEIRSALAEFRRRR